From a single Variovorax paradoxus genomic region:
- a CDS encoding LysR family transcriptional regulator, translating to MQDELDSLVSRLRFRHLRLLVELHRCGTLSKAAATLHLSQPALSKTLKEVEEAFGFPLFRRGARGLAPTTRGEVIVQGAATLLAALGHLSEAAHASSEEPVAVLHLGAPPAVAAGGALPAVLALLQARSERVVVRLREQAVPQLFEALLQGELDALLTSFNQAAFAAKRATRLVYKRCAEHEYVVIAPPTHPLARKRNVGWDALVDGQWIMPEPALLSRQALESQFLRAGVAVPAPCIVSNNPATNVQLVAAGAGLAAVPRAMATAEQRLGQIAVLRVEMTPSRVPVALVYRAASAGDPVIKLLHAVVHELAV from the coding sequence ATGCAGGACGAGCTCGACAGCCTTGTGTCACGCCTGCGCTTCCGGCATCTGCGGCTGCTGGTGGAACTGCATCGCTGCGGCACCCTGAGCAAGGCCGCCGCCACGCTGCATCTGTCTCAGCCCGCGTTGAGCAAGACGCTCAAGGAGGTCGAGGAGGCCTTCGGGTTTCCGTTGTTCCGGCGCGGCGCTCGCGGCTTGGCGCCCACGACACGCGGCGAGGTGATCGTGCAGGGCGCGGCAACGCTGCTGGCGGCGCTCGGGCATCTCAGCGAGGCGGCACACGCCTCGAGCGAAGAACCCGTTGCGGTGTTGCATCTCGGCGCACCACCCGCCGTGGCGGCCGGCGGCGCACTGCCCGCTGTGCTGGCATTGCTGCAGGCTCGCAGTGAACGCGTTGTCGTTCGGCTGCGCGAGCAGGCCGTACCGCAGTTGTTCGAGGCCCTGTTGCAGGGAGAACTCGATGCCTTGTTGACCTCGTTCAATCAAGCAGCGTTTGCCGCCAAGCGAGCCACGCGCCTGGTCTACAAACGTTGTGCAGAGCACGAGTATGTGGTGATCGCCCCGCCCACGCATCCCTTGGCAAGAAAAAGAAACGTCGGATGGGATGCGCTTGTGGATGGCCAATGGATCATGCCGGAGCCGGCGCTGCTGAGCCGCCAGGCGCTTGAGAGCCAGTTCCTGCGGGCGGGTGTCGCAGTACCGGCACCGTGCATCGTCTCGAACAACCCAGCCACCAACGTGCAACTGGTGGCAGCCGGGGCGGGGCTGGCCGCAGTGCCACGGGCCATGGCCACGGCAGAACAGCGCTTGGGGCAGATCGCGGTTCTTCGCGTCGAGATGACGCCTTCTCGAGTGCCGGTCGCGCTTGTCTACCGAGCCGCGTCAGCCGGTGATCCTGTGATAAAGCTGCTGCACGCTGTCGTTCACGAGCTCGCGGTTTAG
- a CDS encoding ATP-binding protein: MQEIYRIGLAEVRPTERTVFLDGEEVALGTRAFDLLLVLIQHRDQLLTKQELLDRVWPGLVVEENNLSVQVSALRKVLGAKLIATIPGRGYRLSAQVDRVAVPDAARPAPVVTPDATVPPMPKPPSAWRGSAAIANVRAPLLGRDRELAELIQVATEHRLTTVVGPGGIGKTRLAVATAHTLSASFADGVWLIELVGLRPPADLASQAAQVLGIQLAGTRPAIEELSERLRDQSVCLVLDNCEHVIDEAAIFAKALLSGTRGVHVLATSQEPLRLDVEHVLRVGALQVPASGTRADEACGAGAIAMFRDRVRAGNSRFDIDDSNVATAIKICRELDGLPLALELAAGRVALLGVAGVHRQLASRFRLLTSAQRHRDARHRTLRATLDWSYALLSESEQSTFRRLGVMVGGFGLELAEQVAEQPAGTDAGAWLDALGALVDRSLVVVEGDARPRFRLLESARAYALEKLSEDDQLAAMRTRHANGLLRALRSHLSLRGAERITQDEWTMTFAPEVDNLRAAIEWTSGPDGDPSLALGLLAMAAPLMYQLGRFSECLQWFQAGRSLLGPATPETARANFEFGLAVVGLYALPYDERMALLNSAGAVFKQHSQFDQLVAVHCLTAFISAVAGQYAKAQQHLDACEPLFVQFPALGAMRARWLFPSAVVHLGQGNAAAALACIERAIPLAQAAGDSRTEAYLLTNRGVAFHLAGRLEDAERCLLAFLDSREARAKFRMAASEAFAHSYLIRLDVEREAVDRATERLREALPLMRRATGARQFAGTLAYLAAGQGRLRDAAMLQGADIAGRKHRGEATPWLEHKVASAVRDRVLEFHTQTELASWYADGARLDEAAIASLAHGEQVAGDAGNALRLLLARARQGDASPRSSSANTQG; encoded by the coding sequence ATGCAAGAGATTTATCGAATCGGTCTCGCCGAGGTGCGCCCTACCGAACGTACCGTATTCCTTGACGGTGAGGAGGTCGCTCTCGGCACCCGCGCCTTCGACCTGCTGCTGGTACTTATCCAGCACCGCGATCAACTGCTGACAAAGCAGGAGTTGCTTGATCGCGTCTGGCCCGGGTTGGTGGTCGAAGAAAACAACTTGTCCGTTCAGGTCAGCGCGCTGCGCAAAGTGCTCGGCGCCAAATTGATTGCGACTATCCCCGGGCGGGGCTATCGCCTCAGCGCGCAGGTGGATCGTGTGGCGGTGCCCGACGCCGCCCGTCCCGCACCCGTCGTCACGCCGGACGCAACAGTCCCACCTATGCCGAAGCCACCATCCGCATGGCGCGGTTCCGCCGCGATCGCGAACGTTCGCGCGCCGCTGCTGGGCCGCGACCGGGAACTGGCTGAGCTGATCCAAGTCGCCACGGAGCATCGGCTCACTACCGTCGTGGGTCCTGGTGGTATTGGCAAGACCCGATTGGCGGTCGCGACCGCCCACACGCTGTCGGCTTCATTCGCCGACGGCGTTTGGCTTATCGAGCTCGTGGGCTTGCGCCCGCCGGCCGACCTGGCCAGCCAAGCCGCCCAAGTGCTGGGCATCCAGTTGGCAGGCACGCGCCCGGCCATCGAGGAGTTGTCCGAGCGCCTGCGCGACCAGTCGGTTTGCCTGGTACTGGACAACTGCGAGCATGTGATCGACGAGGCCGCCATTTTCGCGAAGGCCTTGCTGAGCGGCACGCGCGGTGTGCACGTGCTCGCCACCAGCCAGGAGCCGCTGCGACTGGACGTCGAGCACGTGCTGCGAGTCGGTGCACTTCAGGTCCCGGCCAGCGGAACACGCGCTGATGAAGCCTGCGGAGCCGGCGCTATTGCCATGTTTCGCGATCGCGTGCGCGCCGGCAACTCCCGCTTCGACATCGACGACAGCAATGTCGCCACCGCCATCAAGATCTGCCGCGAACTGGACGGCTTGCCTCTGGCCCTCGAATTGGCGGCCGGTCGCGTGGCTCTGTTGGGGGTGGCCGGAGTGCATCGCCAGCTTGCGAGTCGCTTTCGCCTTCTGACCAGCGCGCAACGCCACCGCGACGCGCGCCACCGAACGCTGCGCGCGACGCTCGACTGGAGCTATGCGCTGCTCTCCGAAAGCGAACAAAGTACCTTCCGGAGACTGGGCGTGATGGTGGGTGGCTTTGGCCTCGAGTTGGCTGAACAGGTTGCCGAGCAGCCGGCGGGGACGGACGCCGGCGCCTGGCTCGATGCGCTGGGGGCGCTGGTCGACCGCTCGCTCGTGGTCGTCGAAGGCGATGCACGACCGCGCTTCCGTCTGCTTGAAAGCGCGCGTGCCTATGCCCTGGAGAAGCTCTCCGAGGACGACCAGCTGGCCGCGATGCGCACCCGGCACGCGAATGGCCTGCTACGGGCCCTTCGAAGCCACCTCTCGCTGCGGGGGGCCGAGCGCATCACGCAAGACGAGTGGACGATGACCTTCGCCCCCGAAGTGGACAACCTGCGTGCAGCCATCGAATGGACCAGCGGACCGGATGGCGACCCGTCGCTGGCGCTCGGCCTGTTGGCAATGGCAGCACCGCTGATGTACCAGCTCGGCCGCTTCAGCGAATGCCTCCAGTGGTTCCAGGCCGGGCGCTCGCTGCTCGGTCCGGCCACGCCCGAGACCGCACGCGCCAACTTCGAGTTCGGCCTGGCCGTCGTCGGGCTATATGCATTGCCCTACGACGAGCGCATGGCGCTGCTGAACTCGGCCGGCGCCGTATTCAAGCAGCACAGCCAGTTCGACCAACTCGTCGCGGTGCATTGCCTGACGGCTTTCATCAGCGCGGTCGCCGGGCAATATGCCAAGGCGCAGCAGCACCTTGATGCGTGCGAGCCCTTGTTCGTTCAGTTTCCTGCGCTCGGTGCCATGCGTGCGCGCTGGCTGTTTCCATCGGCGGTCGTCCATCTGGGTCAGGGCAATGCGGCCGCGGCGTTGGCGTGCATCGAACGTGCCATACCGCTCGCGCAGGCGGCAGGCGACTCGCGCACGGAGGCCTACCTGCTCACCAACCGCGGCGTCGCCTTTCATCTGGCAGGACGGCTCGAGGACGCCGAGCGCTGCCTGCTCGCATTCCTGGATTCACGCGAGGCACGCGCCAAGTTCAGGATGGCGGCCTCGGAGGCCTTCGCGCATTCGTACCTGATCCGCCTGGACGTGGAGCGCGAGGCAGTGGACCGCGCGACGGAGCGCCTGCGAGAAGCCTTGCCGCTCATGCGTCGCGCCACTGGCGCACGCCAGTTCGCCGGCACCCTGGCTTACCTCGCGGCGGGACAGGGGCGCCTGCGTGACGCCGCCATGCTGCAGGGTGCCGATATCGCGGGCCGCAAGCACCGCGGCGAAGCAACGCCATGGCTGGAACACAAAGTGGCTTCGGCCGTCCGCGACCGCGTGCTTGAATTTCACACCCAGACCGAGCTGGCTTCCTGGTATGCCGACGGCGCGCGACTGGATGAGGCCGCCATTGCATCGCTGGCACACGGCGAGCAAGTCGCAGGCGATGCCGGCAACGCGCTGCGCCTGTTGCTCGCCCGGGCACGTCAAGGCGACGCGTCTCCTCGCTCCAGCTCCGCCAACACCCAAGGGTAG
- a CDS encoding alpha/beta fold hydrolase, whose amino-acid sequence MNGYQTISRPLAEIGDSYDVVVVGSGYGGAIAASRMARAGRTVCVLERGREIAPGEYPNDLHSAQADLQVDGQRGRLGPRDGLFDLRMNDDMLAMVGCGLGGTSLINANVALEMDPRLFDDPAWPAPFRTEPGVLEPYAQRVRSVLDVQPYPEKAPVLNKMRALQHSARALRRPFRRAPLAVNFKDQLNPFGVTQPACNNCGDCTSGCNVGAKNTTLMNYLPDACRHGAQVFTGALITHLEREGTRWRVHFEAIPLRTARAGLPSEPASAGSVLADIVMLGAGALGSTEILLRSKARGLALSDRVGRSFSGNGDVLALGYDNFWRTGEPGPNGECQPVPVYGIGAGSNKLQPEQMPGPCITGVIDARREKNPREGLVIEEGVIPGALASLMPPLLFAASAMVGGETQYGASEAATRLESAQALGDVVQNHPASLTEQSYIGPVARTQTYLVMSVDDAGGELKLVDDRLRIHWPDAGMSSTIANDHRWLAEANEAVKGVFLPNPLWSDALGHKLITVHPLGGCGMADDAERGVTNADGQVYAGTSGSDVHEGLYVCDGSLLPAAAGVNPLLTIGALAERCCQRLCDSRGWTLDLTLPAARPLPYTTDETAAPESVTSLQVQLEEGAEYLLKTALQHLKEGAIDAARKLLSNLISEHPEYLSPSFQFTERMQGFVSLECEGGLGEGLPPRLVSRYELSAAWGRAAGHALDFEFTIRTEDLYRMISDSSHEAQITGQVTCMALSPTPMQVQSGHFRLLPPAPETVETWTMRYEMALVRPDATPLRFAGSKWLHQQPGSSPWTDLTTLFVDIDEAGPTPRRIAQGILSLGLEDLIWQANTLSTSPPHDLDGYLENLLPEARSAIDRAYLAKFAGFFGRTVFRAYGGLLSDLAAATKASTSPAPPISSRRIPRLPVAQVFPLDLAHGVVLRLTRYRAGAKGPVILAAGVAMRASSWTATTTSESLAEALCARGYDVWLFDYRGSPDAVGSQQSFCIDDIARTDWPAAVDFVRRATRADTVQVVGHCVGSMSVLMALLDGLQGVRSVVSSQVTLHPLTYWLNQAKTDIGLARLLEHGRQLGGLFSPVPGTTQADREVDVMAWSVPVPRGQTCKSPVCKRINAFFGPVVLHEHLNEGTHFAMGEMFGPISLSVFDQLALIMQRGRVVDAQGGDTYLTADKAHRMALPISFMSGGLNTLFNPESSLRTEAWLAQHNGPRWYRRRVMERYGHLDNFVGRHAARDVYPWVLAELERGDASP is encoded by the coding sequence ATGAACGGTTACCAGACCATCTCGCGTCCGCTCGCCGAGATCGGCGACAGCTATGACGTGGTCGTCGTGGGCTCCGGCTATGGGGGCGCCATTGCGGCGTCTCGAATGGCGCGTGCGGGCCGGACCGTCTGCGTCCTGGAGCGTGGACGCGAGATTGCGCCCGGGGAGTACCCCAACGACCTGCACAGCGCACAGGCCGATCTGCAGGTGGATGGCCAGCGCGGCAGGCTGGGGCCGCGCGATGGCCTGTTCGATCTGCGCATGAACGACGACATGCTGGCGATGGTGGGCTGCGGACTGGGGGGCACCTCGCTCATCAATGCCAATGTCGCGCTGGAAATGGACCCGCGGCTGTTCGACGACCCGGCATGGCCCGCGCCGTTCCGCACCGAACCTGGCGTGCTGGAGCCCTATGCGCAGCGCGTGCGCTCCGTGCTCGATGTGCAACCCTACCCCGAAAAGGCACCCGTTCTCAACAAGATGCGGGCCTTGCAACATTCAGCGCGTGCGCTGCGGCGTCCGTTCCGCCGTGCGCCTCTCGCGGTCAATTTCAAGGATCAGCTGAATCCCTTCGGGGTGACACAGCCGGCGTGCAACAACTGTGGCGACTGCACCAGCGGCTGCAACGTCGGCGCGAAGAACACGACCTTGATGAACTACCTGCCCGACGCGTGCCGTCACGGCGCGCAGGTGTTCACCGGCGCGCTCATCACGCACCTGGAGCGAGAGGGCACGCGCTGGCGTGTGCATTTCGAGGCGATCCCCCTGCGCACGGCACGCGCGGGACTGCCATCCGAGCCTGCCTCGGCTGGCAGCGTCCTGGCCGACATCGTGATGCTGGGAGCGGGGGCGCTGGGTTCGACGGAGATCCTGTTGCGATCCAAGGCGCGTGGGCTTGCGTTGTCGGATCGCGTCGGCCGCTCTTTCTCGGGCAACGGCGACGTGCTCGCGCTCGGGTACGACAACTTCTGGCGCACCGGCGAACCCGGTCCGAATGGCGAATGCCAACCCGTCCCGGTCTACGGCATCGGCGCGGGCAGCAACAAGCTGCAGCCCGAGCAAATGCCCGGCCCATGCATCACCGGCGTGATCGATGCGCGCCGCGAAAAGAATCCGCGCGAGGGCCTGGTGATCGAGGAAGGGGTGATTCCCGGTGCGCTGGCGTCGCTGATGCCGCCCTTGCTTTTCGCGGCCAGCGCCATGGTCGGGGGCGAGACGCAATACGGCGCCAGCGAGGCCGCCACGCGTCTCGAAAGTGCGCAGGCACTGGGCGACGTGGTGCAGAACCATCCCGCCTCCCTCACCGAGCAATCCTACATCGGCCCGGTCGCCCGCACGCAGACCTACCTGGTGATGAGCGTGGACGACGCCGGTGGCGAGCTCAAGCTGGTCGACGACCGTCTTCGCATTCACTGGCCGGATGCCGGCATGAGTTCCACCATCGCCAACGACCATCGTTGGCTGGCCGAGGCCAACGAAGCGGTGAAGGGTGTGTTCCTGCCCAACCCGCTGTGGAGCGATGCCCTGGGCCACAAGCTCATCACGGTTCACCCGCTGGGTGGCTGTGGAATGGCGGACGATGCGGAGCGCGGTGTGACCAATGCGGACGGGCAGGTCTATGCCGGCACCAGTGGCAGCGATGTGCACGAGGGGCTTTATGTTTGCGACGGCTCCTTGCTGCCCGCGGCCGCGGGTGTGAACCCGCTGCTGACCATCGGCGCGCTGGCGGAACGCTGCTGCCAGCGCCTGTGCGACTCGCGCGGCTGGACGCTGGATCTCACGCTGCCCGCTGCCCGGCCACTGCCTTACACGACGGATGAAACGGCGGCGCCGGAGAGCGTCACATCCCTGCAGGTGCAACTGGAGGAGGGCGCCGAGTATCTGCTGAAGACAGCGTTGCAGCACTTGAAAGAAGGTGCGATCGACGCGGCGCGCAAGCTGTTGTCGAACTTGATCTCCGAGCACCCGGAATACCTCAGTCCGAGCTTTCAGTTCACCGAGCGCATGCAGGGGTTCGTGAGCCTGGAATGCGAAGGCGGCTTGGGCGAGGGCCTGCCGCCCAGGCTGGTCAGCCGCTACGAGCTGTCGGCCGCCTGGGGGCGCGCTGCCGGCCACGCGCTGGACTTCGAGTTCACCATTCGCACCGAGGACCTCTACCGCATGATCAGCGATTCTTCGCACGAGGCGCAGATCACCGGACAAGTGACGTGCATGGCGCTGAGCCCCACGCCCATGCAGGTGCAAAGCGGCCATTTCCGACTGCTGCCTCCTGCGCCGGAAACGGTGGAGACCTGGACCATGCGCTACGAGATGGCGCTTGTGCGGCCGGACGCGACCCCGCTGCGCTTTGCAGGTTCCAAATGGCTGCACCAGCAGCCCGGATCCTCGCCGTGGACCGACCTCACCACGCTCTTCGTGGACATCGATGAAGCGGGCCCCACGCCGCGCCGGATCGCGCAGGGCATTCTTTCGCTGGGCCTGGAGGATCTCATCTGGCAAGCCAACACGCTCTCGACAAGCCCGCCGCACGATCTCGATGGATACCTCGAGAATCTGCTTCCGGAAGCCAGATCGGCCATCGATCGCGCCTACCTGGCCAAGTTCGCCGGATTCTTCGGCCGCACCGTGTTTCGCGCTTACGGCGGGTTGTTGTCGGACCTGGCGGCGGCCACGAAAGCGTCGACATCGCCCGCACCCCCGATCTCTTCGCGACGTATCCCTAGGCTTCCGGTCGCGCAGGTGTTTCCGCTGGACCTGGCCCATGGCGTGGTGCTTCGGCTCACCCGCTACCGGGCGGGTGCCAAGGGGCCGGTGATCCTTGCTGCTGGCGTGGCGATGCGGGCCTCATCCTGGACGGCCACGACGACATCGGAAAGTCTGGCCGAAGCGCTGTGTGCCCGGGGCTACGACGTCTGGCTTTTCGACTACCGTGGCAGCCCCGATGCCGTGGGCTCGCAACAAAGCTTCTGCATCGACGACATCGCCCGCACCGACTGGCCGGCAGCGGTGGACTTCGTGCGCCGTGCGACCCGTGCGGACACGGTGCAGGTGGTGGGGCATTGCGTGGGTTCGATGAGCGTTCTGATGGCGCTGCTGGACGGACTGCAGGGCGTGCGCTCGGTGGTTTCTTCGCAAGTCACGCTGCACCCGTTGACCTATTGGCTCAACCAGGCCAAGACCGACATCGGCCTGGCGCGCTTGCTGGAGCACGGTCGGCAGCTTGGCGGCCTCTTCTCCCCGGTGCCGGGCACGACGCAGGCAGACCGCGAGGTGGATGTCATGGCCTGGAGTGTGCCGGTGCCGCGGGGGCAGACCTGCAAGAGCCCGGTGTGCAAACGGATCAATGCGTTCTTCGGACCGGTGGTCCTGCATGAACATCTGAATGAGGGAACGCATTTCGCCATGGGCGAGATGTTCGGCCCCATCTCCCTGTCCGTCTTCGACCAGCTCGCGCTGATCATGCAGCGCGGACGCGTGGTCGACGCGCAGGGCGGTGACACCTATCTCACGGCCGACAAGGCGCACCGCATGGCCCTGCCCATCAGCTTCATGTCCGGTGGGTTGAATACCCTGTTCAACCCCGAATCGTCGCTTCGCACCGAGGCCTGGCTTGCGCAGCACAACGGGCCGCGGTGGTACCGGCGCCGTGTGATGGAGCGCTACGGCCACCTGGACAATTTCGTCGGGCGCCACGCCGCGCGCGATGTCTACCCTTGGGTGTTGGCGGAGCTGGAGCGAGGAGACGCGTCGCCTTGA
- a CDS encoding metallophosphoesterase, translated as MAALRHICISDLHLGASYSLLTGIDGAGHVAPGARCETLVALMDALASTLVPLCDDEPPTLVLLGDVLDMGLSPMNTVSQAFRMFLRELARLRSQGLRLSPRIRVVPGNHDHHLWRMAQDQSFVSRARSGAVDADMPQMTTLMDVPGRSWPSCELLAALAGTEPGLGDLSFELAYPNFGLVDAARRRAVVLHHGHYVDPMYRAMSILVEHQTPRPPHAPPRPLTVEQIEARNGAWVDFLWSDLGNAGAVGPESEKLYEIMRDAGASQRWSQHLARWITERLGETLDVAAVMPLIQGVTVQQAVSGVVDATLVRGAEAQRGDYRRLVTPDDAAHLRWYLGGAVTTQLKSEGIDPQDIDLRFVYGHTHKPFEDELPVPGLARPVKVYNTGGWVMDQPTMTSPQGAAIVLIDGDLNLASLRLFNDPVHGASPAVHAAGTGTPSDRDNPLVLALDQALAHHAGDWEHFTRCVVAAAQRHARELLDEFFDPSAGGGDIGPSRHHARPPMAVNGGCA; from the coding sequence ATGGCCGCCTTGCGTCACATCTGCATTTCCGATCTGCACCTGGGTGCCAGCTACAGCCTGCTCACCGGGATCGACGGTGCGGGTCATGTGGCACCGGGAGCGCGTTGCGAAACCCTGGTGGCGCTGATGGATGCGCTGGCTTCCACGCTGGTGCCGCTGTGCGACGACGAGCCTCCGACGCTGGTGTTGCTCGGCGATGTGCTCGACATGGGCCTGTCGCCGATGAACACGGTGTCGCAGGCGTTCCGCATGTTCCTGCGCGAACTGGCGCGACTGCGCAGCCAGGGACTGCGCCTGTCGCCGCGAATACGGGTGGTGCCGGGCAATCACGACCATCACCTGTGGCGCATGGCGCAGGATCAGAGCTTCGTGAGCCGTGCGCGATCCGGCGCGGTGGATGCCGACATGCCGCAGATGACGACGCTGATGGATGTGCCTGGTCGCTCCTGGCCGAGCTGCGAGTTGCTGGCCGCGCTGGCGGGGACCGAGCCGGGGCTGGGCGACCTCAGTTTCGAGTTGGCCTATCCGAACTTCGGGTTGGTCGATGCGGCGCGCCGTCGTGCGGTGGTGCTGCACCATGGCCACTATGTGGACCCGATGTACCGCGCGATGTCGATCCTGGTCGAGCACCAGACGCCGCGGCCGCCCCATGCACCGCCGCGGCCGTTGACCGTGGAGCAGATCGAGGCCCGCAACGGCGCGTGGGTGGATTTCCTCTGGTCCGACCTCGGCAACGCCGGCGCCGTGGGACCGGAGTCCGAGAAGCTCTATGAAATCATGCGCGACGCGGGCGCATCACAGCGCTGGTCGCAGCATCTCGCACGATGGATCACCGAGCGCCTCGGCGAGACCCTGGACGTTGCCGCCGTGATGCCCTTGATCCAGGGCGTCACCGTGCAGCAGGCCGTCAGCGGGGTGGTGGACGCCACGCTGGTCCGTGGCGCCGAAGCCCAGCGCGGAGACTACCGACGCCTGGTCACGCCCGACGACGCCGCTCATCTGCGGTGGTACCTCGGGGGAGCGGTGACGACGCAGTTGAAGAGCGAGGGCATCGATCCGCAGGACATTGACCTGCGCTTCGTCTACGGCCACACGCACAAGCCCTTCGAGGACGAGCTGCCCGTGCCCGGGTTGGCGCGTCCGGTGAAGGTCTACAACACGGGCGGCTGGGTGATGGATCAACCCACGATGACGAGCCCGCAGGGCGCGGCCATCGTGCTGATCGATGGCGATCTCAACCTCGCGTCGCTGCGGCTGTTCAATGATCCGGTGCATGGTGCCAGCCCTGCCGTTCACGCTGCCGGCACGGGGACCCCCAGTGACCGTGACAACCCCTTGGTGCTTGCGCTCGATCAGGCCCTGGCGCATCACGCCGGCGATTGGGAGCACTTCACCCGTTGCGTGGTGGCCGCTGCACAGCGCCACGCGCGTGAATTGCTGGACGAGTTCTTCGACCCGTCGGCGGGCGGTGGTGATATCGGCCCGTCGCGACACCACGCTCGACCCCCGATGGCGGTGAACGGAGGCTGCGCATGA
- a CDS encoding glycoside hydrolase family 25 protein, whose protein sequence is MRRFDPQEIAWLECLVLVARIGPISAPAFLARLHFSRAAGRALILQPRGHFGYCYVRPAHLATADAARDERRSLMALLLLLAWLRREGYVAVEHDEGDVPPPLLVVGEAFDAVRPERSRVVLNAQGDYSCEPHQVLSAHGQVAYEGLRLEGDAFTLAREWARGTLHASLALEELLALVRPAPQPAPVCAPVEAVHAKAPGGGSRTIAAVARTMLRLNVMTWLTLLVCAAIAGIQLGGAVHPGERTAGPGPTPVAAVRTAPVSMQQDLPVTHGSAASVSAPTPAAAAPTPAPTSTVTPASAPAGPLYGLDVSKWNGNWVDQLKGSLAGISFVFVRASDGLTADAAFDRHWTAVRSNGLVRGSYHFYRVDIDADQQAQFYLRMLGGASDQGDIAPALDFEAESFPLGAPPPKEKVQADLLRALQALERQGGRVPMIYTNWDIGTKWLDDERFARYPLWIADWSQRNAPRLPATWAQQGFRFWQRTDHYLPPNDNRLAMDLDWFIGHHKDLTS, encoded by the coding sequence ATGCGTCGCTTCGACCCGCAGGAAATCGCTTGGCTGGAGTGCCTGGTGCTGGTGGCACGCATCGGACCCATCTCGGCCCCGGCCTTTCTGGCACGCCTGCATTTCAGCCGCGCTGCCGGACGTGCATTGATCCTTCAGCCACGCGGCCACTTCGGCTATTGCTACGTGCGGCCCGCACATCTGGCCACAGCCGATGCGGCCCGGGACGAGCGGCGTTCGCTGATGGCGCTGCTGCTCCTGCTGGCGTGGCTGCGACGCGAAGGCTATGTCGCGGTCGAACACGACGAGGGCGACGTGCCGCCACCCCTGCTGGTGGTCGGCGAGGCCTTCGACGCCGTGCGCCCCGAGCGCTCGCGCGTCGTGCTCAACGCGCAAGGCGACTACAGCTGCGAGCCGCACCAGGTGCTCAGTGCCCACGGCCAAGTTGCGTATGAGGGGCTGCGCCTTGAAGGCGATGCTTTCACGCTGGCCCGCGAATGGGCGCGCGGGACGCTGCATGCGTCTCTCGCGCTGGAAGAACTGCTGGCACTCGTGCGTCCAGCACCGCAACCTGCCCCTGTTTGCGCCCCGGTGGAAGCAGTGCATGCCAAAGCGCCAGGCGGCGGGTCTCGCACCATCGCCGCCGTTGCGCGGACCATGCTTCGTCTGAATGTGATGACCTGGCTGACCCTGTTGGTGTGCGCCGCCATTGCGGGAATCCAGCTGGGTGGCGCAGTCCATCCTGGCGAACGCACGGCCGGGCCTGGCCCCACGCCTGTCGCCGCAGTGCGCACGGCGCCTGTGTCCATGCAACAAGATTTGCCTGTCACGCATGGATCGGCGGCTTCCGTCAGCGCACCGACGCCGGCTGCCGCCGCGCCCACGCCTGCCCCCACCTCCACGGTCACGCCCGCATCGGCACCTGCGGGCCCTCTGTACGGCCTGGATGTGTCCAAATGGAACGGGAATTGGGTGGACCAGCTGAAAGGATCGCTGGCGGGCATCAGCTTCGTCTTCGTTCGCGCCAGCGATGGCCTGACCGCCGATGCCGCCTTCGATCGCCACTGGACCGCGGTTCGCAGCAACGGTTTGGTGCGGGGCAGCTACCACTTCTACCGCGTCGATATCGACGCCGACCAGCAAGCGCAGTTCTACCTTCGCATGCTGGGCGGCGCGTCCGACCAAGGGGACATCGCCCCCGCGCTCGATTTCGAAGCTGAAAGCTTCCCACTCGGTGCGCCGCCACCGAAGGAGAAGGTGCAGGCCGATCTGCTGCGCGCGCTGCAAGCGCTGGAGCGGCAGGGAGGTCGCGTTCCTATGATCTATACCAACTGGGACATCGGAACGAAATGGCTCGATGACGAGCGTTTCGCGCGCTATCCGCTATGGATCGCCGACTGGTCGCAACGCAATGCGCCGCGTCTGCCTGCGACCTGGGCGCAGCAAGGCTTTCGCTTCTGGCAACGCACCGATCACTACCTGCCCCCCAACGACAACAGGCTGGCCATGGACCTCGACTGGTTCATCGGCCACCACAAGGATCTGACGAGCTGA